The Amycolatopsis methanolica 239 nucleotide sequence GGTCGAGGGCGCGACGGTGCTCGCCCCGCCGGACCCGGTGCCGCCGCTGTACTTCGGCGGCTCGTCCCCGGCCGCGCTGCCGGTCGCGGCCAGGCACGCCGACGTCTACCTGACCTGGGGCGAGCCGCCCGCCCAGGTCGCGGACAAGATCCGGCGCGTGCGGGAACTGGCCGAGGCGCGGGGGCGGACGATCCGGTTCGGCATCCGGCTGCACACCCTGTCCCGGGACACCTCGGCCGAGGCGTGGGCGGAGGCGCAGAAGCTGCTCGACGCGCTGAGCCCGGAGCAGGTGGCGAAGGCGCAGGCGCAGCTGGCCGCCAGCGAGTCCGAGGGGCAGCGGCGGATGGTCGCCCTGCACGGCGGCGGCCTGGACCGCGGCGTGCGTGGGCTGGAGATCCACCCCAACCTGTGGGCCGGCATCGGCCTGGTCCGCGGCGGCGCGGGCACGGCGCTGGTGGGCAGCCACGGCGAGGTCGCCGACCTCATCGAGGAGTACCACTCGCTCGGCATCGAGGAGTTCGTGCTGTCCGGGTACCCGCACCTGGAGGAGGCGTACTGGTTCGCCGAGGGTGTGCTGCCCGAGCTGGCGCACCGCGGTCTGCTGCGCGGCACGCGCGACCAGCGAACCGCACTGCGCGAGGAGCGGCACGTCGCCGCTCAGTGAATGCAGGCCTGCGCAATAAAACCAGGTGAGCCGAGTCCCTCCACCCGGCAGGATGGTCCGGGTGGAGGGGATCGACGCGCTCGCGGCCGAGACCGGGTTCTCCGGCGTGGTCCGGGTGGACTCCGGTGGCCGCACGTTCGCCCGCGCCTACGGCTTCGCGCACCGCGGGCTTGAGGTGCCCAACACCGTCGGCACCCGGTTCGCCCTGGCCAGCGGCACCAAGGGGCTGACGGCGCTGACCGTCGCCGCGCTGGCTGAGCGCGGCGTGCTCGGCCTGGACACCACCGCCAGGTCGCTGCTCGGCGACGACCTGCCGTTGATCGGCGACGAGGTCACCGTCGAACACCTCCTCGCCCACCGCTCGGGCATCGGCGACTACTGCGACGAGGACGTCGACCGGCCCATCACCGACCACATCCTGCCCGTGCCGGTGCACGAGCTGGCCGCCACCGAGGACTACCTGCGCGTCCTGGACGGGCATCCGCCGAAGTTCCCGCCGGGGGAGCGGTTCTCCTACTGCAACAGCGGTTACGTGGTGCTCGCCCTCCTCGCGGAGCGGACCGCGGGCCGCCCGTTCGCCCGCCTGGTGCACGACCTGGTGTGCGTGCCCGCCGGCATGACGGACACGGCGTTCCTCCGCTCCGACGAGCCCGCGGCCGGGGTCGCCCTCGGCTACGTCGGCGAGCGGCGGACCAACGTGTTCCACCTGCCCGTGCTCGGCAGCGGCGACGGCGGGATCTACTCCACCGCCGCCGACGTCCACGCGTTCTGGACGGCGTTGTTCACGGGGCGGATCGTGCCGCTGTCGCGGATGCGCCAGATGACCGCGCCCCGCAGCGACGTCCCGGCGGAGGGCATGCGGTACGGGCTCGGGTTCTGGCTCGACGGCGACGCGGTCCGCCTGGAGGGCTACGACGCCGGCGTGTCGTTCCGGACCGTCCACAGTGGCACGACAACCTGGACGGTGCTGTCCAACACCTCCGACGGCGCGTGGCCGCTCGCCCGCCGGATCGCCGAGCTCACCGCGTGACCAGCGCCCGGAGGAAGAACGCCAGGTTCGCTGGGCGCTCTGCCAGGCGGCGCACGAAGTAGCCGTACCACTCGTCGCCGTAGGGCAGGTAGACCCGCACCGCGTGGTCGCGCGCGAGCCGCCGCTGCTCGGCGTCCCGGACGCCGTACAGCATCTGGAACTCCCAGTCCGGCCGGTCCTTCCCGAGTTCCGCGGCGATCGCGATCATCCGCGGGTCATGGGTGGCGACCATCGGGTGCCCGGCGCCGTCCATGAGCACCCGCAGGCAGCGTACGTAGGACCGGTCCACGTCGGACTTGTCCTGGTAAGCCACAGAGGCTGGCTCGGCGTACGCGCCCTTGCACAACCGGACCCGCGAGCCCGCGTACGCCAGGTCCCGGCAGTCCTGCTCGGTGCGCCGTAGGTAGGCCTGCAGGACCGCGCCGACCCACGGGAAGTCCGCGCGCAGTTCCCGCAGCACGCCGAGGGTGGCGTCGGTCGTGGTGTGGTCCTCCATGTCCAGCGTGACCGTGGTGCCCGCGGCGGCCGCGGCCGCGCAGATGCGGCGCGCGTTGTCCAGGGCGACGCGGTCCCCGTCGGGCAGGCGCAGTCCGACGGCGGACAGCTTCACCGACACCTCGGCGTCCGCCGCGAGACCGTGCTCGGCCAGCAATGTCAGCAGCTCGGCGTAGGCCTTCACCGTCGCGGCGGCCATCGACGGGTCGGTGGTGTCCTCGCCGAGGTGGTCGAGCGTGACCGCCCGGCCGCTGCCGATCAGGTTCGCGGTCACGGCCAGCGCGTCGTCCACAGTGGATCCGGCGACGAACCGGCGGACCACGGGGCGGGTCAGCGGGGTTTGCTCGACAAGGGAACGGCAGCCCGGCGACCCGGCCGCGGCGAGCAAAGCGGTGCGCAGCACGGCGGTCCTCCTCAGCCCTGGTGCGGGTAGCCGGCGGTGGTTGGCGGCACGAAGGTCTCCTTGATGGAGCGCGGGCTCACCCAGCGGAGCAGGTTGTGGATCGACCCGGCCTTGTCGTTGGTGCCTGACGCCCGTCCGCCGCCGAAGGGCTGCTGCCCGACGACCGCGCCGGTCGGCTTGTCGTTGACGTAGAAGTTGCCCGCGGCGAACCGCAGTTCCTCGGTGGCGTGGGCGATCGCGGCCCGGTCGGTCGCGATGATCGACCCGGTCAGCCCGTACGGCGCGACGCTCTCCAGCTGGCGCAGCACGGTGCCGTAGGAGGCGTCGTCGTAGACGTGCACGGCGAGCACCGGCCCGAAGTACTCGGTGGTGAACACCTCGTGCTCCGGGTGATCCGAGGCGAGCACGGTCGGGCGCACGAAAAAGCCCTCGCTGTCGTCGGCGGTGCCGCCGGCGAGGACCTCCAGCCGGTCGTCGGCGCGGGCGCGGTCCAGCACCCCGGACAGCCGGTCGAAGGCGCGCCGGTCGATCACCGCGCCGAGGAAGTTGCGCAGGTCGGTCACGTCGCCCATGGGCAGCGACTCGACCTCGGACAGGAAGTCGTCCCGCATCCGCGTCCACAGCGAGCGCGGGACGTAGGCCCGTGAGGCGGCGGAGCACTTCTGGCCCTGGTACTCGAACGCGCCGCGGACGAGCGCGGTGCGCAGCACGTCGGCGTCGGCGGACGGGTGGGCGAGCACGAAGTCCTTGCCGCCGGTCTCGCCCACGATCCGCGGGTAGGTGCGGTAGTTCGCGATGTTCGCGCCGACCTGCGACCACAGGTGCCGGAAGGTCCGGGTGGAACCGGTGAAGTGGATGCCGGCCAGGTCGGGCGCGGCCAGTGCGACCTCGGAGACGGCCAGGCCGTCACCGGGCAGCAGGTTGATCACACCCGGCGGCAGGCCGGCTTCTTCGAGCAGCCGCATCGTCAGGTGCGCGGCGAAGCTCTGCGTGGGGGAGGGCTTCCACAGCACGACGTTGCCCATCAGCGCGGGCGCGGTCGGCAGGTTGCCCGCGATCGCGGTGAAGTTGAACGGGGTGATCGCGTAGACGAACCCCTCCAGCGGCCGGTGGTCGGTGCGGTTCCAGACGCCGGGGGAGCTGGCGGGCTGCTCGGCCAGCAGGCGGTGGGCGAAGGCCACGTTGAAGCGCCAGAAATCGGCCAGCTCGCAGGCGGCGTCGATCTCGGCCTGGTGCACGGTCTTGGACTGGCCGAGCATGGTGGCGGCGTTCAGCTTCGCGCGCCAGGGACCGGTGAGCAGGTCGGCCGCGCGGAGCAGGATCGCGGCTCGGTCGTCGAAGGACAGCTTCCGCCACGCCGCGGCGGCCTCGCGGGCGGCGGCCAGCGCGTCACGGGTGTCCTGCTGGGTCGCGGAACCGAGGACGCCCAGCACGGCGCGGTGGTTGTGCGGCTGGACGACGTCGATCCGCGGGCCGCCGCCCATCCGCTGCTCGCCGCCGATCGTCGCGGTCAGCTCGAGCGGCTCCTTCGTCAGCTCGGCGAGCGCGGCCTGCACCTCTGCGCGCTCCGGGCTGCCCGGCGCGTACTGCAGGACCGGCTCGTTGGCCGGGGTGGGCACGGTTGTCACGGCATCCACGGCAGCTCCTCCTCGGTGTCGGATGTCTCAACGGTAGGAACGCCGTGGTCTTTGGAAGGTTGTGAGTTCGGCCAGTTTCGCGACTACTGTTTGTCCGGTGGCACAACTGCGGCAGGTCCTGATCGCGCTCGGCGATCCGCTCGTCGAGGTGGAGGTCGCGCCGGACGGCCTGGACGGCGAGGTCGGCGACGTCGTGGTGCTGGAACCCGATGACGACCCGGAGTTGCGGCGCGGCGACCTGGCGCTGGTGATCGGGGCGCGCGGGCGGGCGGCGGTGCCGTTGATCCGGGCCGCCGGCCGCCGGGGCGCGGCGGCGGTGGCGGTCAAGGTGGAGTCCGATTCGGCGTTGCCGCTGCTGCGGTCCGCGGCGACCGACGCCGGGGTCGCGTTGCTGGCGGTCGCGGCCGACGTGCGGTGGGAGCAGCTCGCGACGCTGGTGCGCGGGGTGCTGGAGGCCGCCCGCGGCGCCGCGGACGAGGACGCGGGGGAGACGCTCGGCGACCTGTTCTCGCTGGCCCAGACGATCGCGGCGCTGACAGGCGGGATCGTCAGCATCGAGGACACCGCGAGCCGGGTGCTGGCGTACTCGCGGTCCGACGACGAGGTGGACGAGCTGCGGCGGCTGTCGATCCTGGGCAGGCAGGGGCCGGCGCCGTACCTGAAGATGCTGCACGAGTGGGGCGTCTACCAGCGGTTGCGGGCGACGGAGGAGGTCGTGCGCATCGAGGAGCGGCCGGACCTGGGCATCCGCACGCGGCTGGCGATCGGGGTGCACGCGGGCGGGCGGCCGCTCGGGTCGATCTGGGTGCAGGAGGGCGCCGCGCCCCTGCCCGCCCGGGCGGAGCAGGCCCTGATCGGCGCGGCGCGGGTGGCGGCGCTGCACCTGGTCCGGCGGCGCAGCACGGCGGGCACCCGGTTCCGGGAGAACCTGCTGGCCGGGATGCTCGACGGGCGCAGTGATCCGGTGTCGGTGGCCCGGCAGATTGGGGCCGACCCGGCGAAGCCGGCCGCCGTGGTCGCCTTCGCGCCGCGGGAGGCCGAGCCGGTGGACCGGTCGGAACTGGAGCTGCGGCGGTCCGCGCTGGCCGCGGTGATCTCGGTGCACGCCGCGGCGTACCGGCGCAGCGCGATGGTGACCCAGCTCGGTGACCGGACGTACGCGTTCCTGCCCGACCTGCCCGCGGGGGTGTCGTTGCTGGACCTGACGCGGGAAATGGTGGCGTCGGCGGAGATGCCGGTGCGGGCGGCGGTCGGCCGGGTGGTGGCGGTGGCGGACGTGGGGGTGTCGCGGCAGGAGGCGGACCGGGTGCTGGACGCGATGGCGCGTGGCCTGGACCTGGAGGTGGCGACGCTGGCGGACGTCCGGTCGCAGGTCCTGGTCAGCGAGACGCTCGCGATGCTGGCCGAGCAGCCGCGCCTGCGCGACCCGAGGCTGACGGCGTTGCGCGCGGAGCACCCGGACCTGGCGTCCTCGCTGCTGGCGTACCTGGACACGCTGGGCGACGTGCGCTCCGCGGCGCGCGCACTGAACGTGCACCCGAACACGGTGCGCTACCGCGTCCGCCGCGCGGCGGAGGTCGCCGGGATCGACCTGGCGGACCCGCTGGAGCGGCTGTTCGCGTCGCTGCAGCTGAGGCTCCCACCCGGCGCCTGACCCGCCACCTGCCTGGAGCGAAAAACGCGGCTCCCGCCGCCACTCGCCGCTCCCGGGGTGGTTGTCCACCACTCCCGGCACCGCGCCTGCCACCGCAGCCACCGTCTCTGCCCACCCCGGGCGCTCCCGGGACCGTGTTTGCTGTTCCGGGTGCCGCGTTTGCGTTTCGGGGGTTGTGTTTGCCGCCGCGGGCGCCGTGTTTGCCGCCGCGGGCAGCCGGATTGCTCGAGGCGACGGATTCGCCTTCCGGCGGCGGGCGGTGCGATCCGGGCCGGGCGCGTCAGCGAGTCGGTGCCCACGAGTCAGTGCCCCACGTCAGCGGCTGGTGCACCACGGCCCGGGGCCGAACCGAGGCGCAGCGTCAGCGGTAGCGGCCCGCCGAGCGGATGGCCGCCAGCACCGCCGTCAGGCTCGGCAGCCAGCGCTGCTGCGGGTCCGGCGGCACGATCCACCGCGCGAGGTCGGCGGGGCCGTGGGTGCCCGGCATCGGGATGGAGGTGCCCGCCGTCAGCACCCGCACGTCGCGGGGGAGGAACTCGGCGTCGCTGCCCAGGATGTCGGCCTCGACCAGGAAGATGACCACCGAACCGTGCTTGGTGGGCACGCTCAGCGCGGGCCCGCGGCAGCCCTGGCGCGCCAGGTTCTCCAGCACCTGCTCGGCACGGGCCCGCGGCACGGCGACCGCGCCGATGCCCGCCCCGATCACGAAGTTGAGGGTGCCGTTCCGCCAGTGGACCGGCCAGCCGAACGTGCGGCGGTAG carries:
- a CDS encoding serine hydrolase domain-containing protein, with protein sequence MVRVEGIDALAAETGFSGVVRVDSGGRTFARAYGFAHRGLEVPNTVGTRFALASGTKGLTALTVAALAERGVLGLDTTARSLLGDDLPLIGDEVTVEHLLAHRSGIGDYCDEDVDRPITDHILPVPVHELAATEDYLRVLDGHPPKFPPGERFSYCNSGYVVLALLAERTAGRPFARLVHDLVCVPAGMTDTAFLRSDEPAAGVALGYVGERRTNVFHLPVLGSGDGGIYSTAADVHAFWTALFTGRIVPLSRMRQMTAPRSDVPAEGMRYGLGFWLDGDAVRLEGYDAGVSFRTVHSGTTTWTVLSNTSDGAWPLARRIAELTA
- a CDS encoding PucR family transcriptional regulator, producing the protein MAQLRQVLIALGDPLVEVEVAPDGLDGEVGDVVVLEPDDDPELRRGDLALVIGARGRAAVPLIRAAGRRGAAAVAVKVESDSALPLLRSAATDAGVALLAVAADVRWEQLATLVRGVLEAARGAADEDAGETLGDLFSLAQTIAALTGGIVSIEDTASRVLAYSRSDDEVDELRRLSILGRQGPAPYLKMLHEWGVYQRLRATEEVVRIEERPDLGIRTRLAIGVHAGGRPLGSIWVQEGAAPLPARAEQALIGAARVAALHLVRRRSTAGTRFRENLLAGMLDGRSDPVSVARQIGADPAKPAAVVAFAPREAEPVDRSELELRRSALAAVISVHAAAYRRSAMVTQLGDRTYAFLPDLPAGVSLLDLTREMVASAEMPVRAAVGRVVAVADVGVSRQEADRVLDAMARGLDLEVATLADVRSQVLVSETLAMLAEQPRLRDPRLTALRAEHPDLASSLLAYLDTLGDVRSAARALNVHPNTVRYRVRRAAEVAGIDLADPLERLFASLQLRLPPGA
- a CDS encoding LLM class flavin-dependent oxidoreductase is translated as MTITPHWFLPTTGDGRTIVERFHANRSLGPVAQREPTIDYLAQIARAAEQLGFEGVLTPTGTWCEDAWLTTAALIRETKRLKYLVAFRPGVISPTLAAQMAATYQRISGGRLLLNIVTGGDSIEQKRFGDFHDHDQRYARTDEFLTIARGVWSGEPFDFTGEHLSVEGATVLAPPDPVPPLYFGGSSPAALPVAARHADVYLTWGEPPAQVADKIRRVRELAEARGRTIRFGIRLHTLSRDTSAEAWAEAQKLLDALSPEQVAKAQAQLAASESEGQRRMVALHGGGLDRGVRGLEIHPNLWAGIGLVRGGAGTALVGSHGEVADLIEEYHSLGIEEFVLSGYPHLEEAYWFAEGVLPELAHRGLLRGTRDQRTALREERHVAAQ
- the pruA gene encoding L-glutamate gamma-semialdehyde dehydrogenase, with protein sequence MDAVTTVPTPANEPVLQYAPGSPERAEVQAALAELTKEPLELTATIGGEQRMGGGPRIDVVQPHNHRAVLGVLGSATQQDTRDALAAAREAAAAWRKLSFDDRAAILLRAADLLTGPWRAKLNAATMLGQSKTVHQAEIDAACELADFWRFNVAFAHRLLAEQPASSPGVWNRTDHRPLEGFVYAITPFNFTAIAGNLPTAPALMGNVVLWKPSPTQSFAAHLTMRLLEEAGLPPGVINLLPGDGLAVSEVALAAPDLAGIHFTGSTRTFRHLWSQVGANIANYRTYPRIVGETGGKDFVLAHPSADADVLRTALVRGAFEYQGQKCSAASRAYVPRSLWTRMRDDFLSEVESLPMGDVTDLRNFLGAVIDRRAFDRLSGVLDRARADDRLEVLAGGTADDSEGFFVRPTVLASDHPEHEVFTTEYFGPVLAVHVYDDASYGTVLRQLESVAPYGLTGSIIATDRAAIAHATEELRFAAGNFYVNDKPTGAVVGQQPFGGGRASGTNDKAGSIHNLLRWVSPRSIKETFVPPTTAGYPHQG
- a CDS encoding proline dehydrogenase family protein: MLRTALLAAAGSPGCRSLVEQTPLTRPVVRRFVAGSTVDDALAVTANLIGSGRAVTLDHLGEDTTDPSMAAATVKAYAELLTLLAEHGLAADAEVSVKLSAVGLRLPDGDRVALDNARRICAAAAAAGTTVTLDMEDHTTTDATLGVLRELRADFPWVGAVLQAYLRRTEQDCRDLAYAGSRVRLCKGAYAEPASVAYQDKSDVDRSYVRCLRVLMDGAGHPMVATHDPRMIAIAAELGKDRPDWEFQMLYGVRDAEQRRLARDHAVRVYLPYGDEWYGYFVRRLAERPANLAFFLRALVTR